Part of the Ammospiza nelsoni isolate bAmmNel1 chromosome 6, bAmmNel1.pri, whole genome shotgun sequence genome is shown below.
CCTTGTCCCGGTGTCCCCTAGTGCCCCCCCTCCATGACCACTGGGCCTTTCTGGGTGTTCATCCCAGGCCCTCCTTGCAGCGCTTTCACCCAGCCAGGGATGAGGGGCACAGGGACGAGACACCCCCCCGCCATCCCGAGGGGGTCCCCAGGGATCCATCTCCACAGTGTGACCCCCAAATGGTCCCTATGTCCCCGCTGGGTCCCACGCTATTTCGTGGGTTTCGGGGGTCACTGGACTGCGGTGTCCCTGCTGGCGGGGGCTTGTGGGACCCCCGAGCCTGGGGTCACATTTCCCCCTGGAACTGCCTCCCAATTTGCAGGAGGAAGATGCTCCCAGACGCGGCCAGCTGCAGCGACGGTGAGAGGGGCTCCAAAACCTCAGcgtgggggacactgggggggatggggacacagtTCCCCCTTGGGGGAGCACTCTGGGGGTGCCCCGGGTGCTCAGGACCCTCCTGCCCCCCAGGCAGAGCTTCGTCATGGTCAAGGGGGCTGCGCGGCTCCTGCCTGCCGAGGAGCCCCCCCCGGCCGAGCCCCCCCCGGCCGAGCCCCCCTGCCAGGCCCCGGGACAGCAGGAGCGGCACCTGCACCTCATGATGCAGCTGCTGCGCCCCCAGGACGCCATCCGGCTGGTAGGACACGGATCCACCCTCCAGGAACACGGGAATGGCGTGGGGACAGGGAAAGAGATGGATGGGGTCAGGAGCGGgaacaggatggggacagggaaagagatggatggggacaggatggggacagggaaagaGATGGATGGGgtcaggagcagggacaggatggggatggggatgggttGGAATGAAggtggggacaggatggggaggAAGGGTATGGGAGTGCAATAGGGATGGGGAGTagataggatgggatggggataaTGGGAAGCAGTAGCATCGGGGGGGGGGAATGTGAtagggatggggtgggatgggatgggatgaggatggAATGGGAAGTGATGAGGAGGGGATACGGCCCAGCGCGGTGCTCCTCCCCGGTccctgggagccctgggaaggGGCAGATCCCCCGGGATTCCCGCCGTTCCGGCAGGCGGTGCGGCTGGAGTCGGCGAGGCCGCGGCGGGTGCGGTACCTGCTGCTGGTGCGGCCGGAGGAGGCGGGAGCCGAGGCGGAGACGGCGCTGCTGGGAGTGGATTTCGCCCACGAGGGGTGAGCGGGGTGCGGGGGGGCCCGGGGAGGCGTCGGCACCCCCTGACCCCTGCTTGCCTCAGGGCCAGCCGCTGCACCCTGGGCATGGTGCTGCCCCTCTGGAGCGACACCCAGGTGTTCCTCGACGGCGACGGGTAAGGGAGAAAGGAATTTtgggacagagagagagttAGAGGGGTCGGGGTACCCACTCTGACCTATGTGTGTCCCCCTGATGCCCAGGGGGTTCAGCGTGACATCAGGGGGAGAGACACGCATCTTCAAGCCCATCTCTGTGCAGACCATGTggtgagcagggcctgggcgTGACCACGGGGGACGTGGGGACCACCCTGGGCACGGGGGGGTGTGGGTGGCATGGGGAGTACCACGGGGGTGGGCACCACCTCGGGGACTGGGGGcacgggcactgccaggggcacaggggatcTCAGCTGCACAATGGACATGGGGgatgtggcactgctggggacacaaGGGGTGCTGTCACCATCCTGGGCACAGGGGATGTGGCTATCATCATGGCCACAGTCAcgaggaaggagctgggaagggcttgGGTGGCACCCACACGCTGGGGACGGCCAGTGAGGGGGACACAGCGGTGGGGGTGGCACCGGGGAGGCAGTGGCAGCGCAGGGTGGCAGGTGCTGTGCGGCAGGGCCgcgctgcaggagctgcaccgCGCCTGCGAGGACGCGGCCCGCGGCGGGCACATCCCCGGCGGCCCCGCGCTGGCCTGGGCCCGCGGCTACGCGGCGGCGCTGGGCTCCGAGCAGAGCTGCCTCAACGAGTGGCTGGCCATGGCCGACCTCGAGTCCGTGCGCCCCGCCTCGCCCACGCCCCTCCGGTAAGCTCCCGCCACGCCCCGCCACACCCTGCACCCGCTGGCCAATCACTGCCGCGCCTGGCAGGGCGTGGCCCGggtggggcaggggacagcggTGACACGGTGGTGCCGGTGCTGGTGGCAGGCCAGCCATGCCGGAGCTGTCGGAGCAGGCGGTGCGGGCGCTGCTGCGGGAGGTGATGGCCACCGCCGACCTGGAGAACGTCACCTCCAAGGAGGTGGGTGGCATCGGGGTGGCAGCAgggtgtgctggggacagggcggGCTGGCAGGGCCATCCCTCACCCATCGTGGCGCCCAGGTGCGGGAGGAGCTGGAGCGGCGCACGGGGCACAGCCTGGCCGAGCACAAGGACTTCATTGACAACGagatgctgctggtgctggcgCAGATGGATCGGCCTTCCCGCGTCTTCCCGCACCTCTTCCTGGTGGGCAGCGGGCACGGCGGGCGGGGCgggtggcactgtcccctcccctcaCCGCTGTCACCACGCAGGGCTCTGAGTGGAACGCGGCCaacctggaggagctgcagcagaataGGTGAGCACAACGTGGCACCGCTGTGGGGTAGCACCATCGTGGGGTCACCACAGGCCACCCCGGGGGTGTCACTCGTGTCCCCACAGGGTCACCCACATCCTGAACGTGGCGCGGGAGATTGACAACTTCTTCCCAGCACTGTTCACGTACATGAACGTGCGGGTGTACGACGAGGAGGCGGCCGAGCTCCTGCCCCACTGGAACGacaccttcctcttcctctcccgCGTCCGGTCAGTGACACCCCGGGGGACACcgggggcacaggggctggaggTGGGGCGGGGGagagggggacacagggagaggTTTTGAGGTGCTGGGGCATGGGATGCTGGGGAGCAGTGGgtggctggggacactgggagctctggagaCATTGGAATGGCTGGGGATACGGGGAGCCCTGGAGACACTGGGATGGCTGGAGgatgctgggagctctggggacactgggatggctAGAGGatcctgggagctctggggacatTGGAATGGCTGGGGATatggggagctctggggacaTTGGAATGGCTGGGGATatggggagctctggggacactgggatggctggggacatggagagctctggggacactgggatggctGGAGGATCATGGGGACCCTGGGACACCtcggggacactgggacacctCGGGGACACTGGGAGCCCAGCGGACACGGTGTCCCCGAGTGCCCGGTGCCGTGGTGCCAGCGGCGGGTGCCGCAGGGCGGCGGGAGGCCGGGCGCTGGTGCACTGCCGCATGGGGCTGAGCCGCTCGGCCGCCACGGTGCTGGCCTACGCCATGAAGGAGTTCGGGTGGCCCCTGGAGCGGGCGCTGCGGCACGTCCGGCACTGCCGGCCCGGCGTCCTGCCCAACCCCGGCTTCATGCGCCAGCTCGACTTCTACCAGGGCATCCTGAGCGCCAGGTGAGTGGGGACACATgggtggggacacctgggtgGGGCCTGTTGTGACCAAACCTCTTTGTGTGGGTGGGCAGGGCTTCAGTGCCCATGCCCTACCTGGAAAGATGTGGGACATTTTGTGGGGGAGGAGCCCGTGGGAGCCCCACCCAGCCGAGGGGGTGTGGCTCCCAGCAGGGGGAGTGGCCAGGTACTGATTGACAGCTCTGTGGCAGCCggcacagcagcctgtgggaGCCCCGGGTGGCCGAGGTGCCGCACCCCGAGGAGGACACCGCAAGGGACACGAGTGGCCTGTCCCCGCTGTGCTCCCCGctggtgtccccacagccctctgaggaggaggcagctgcaggggggCTGCTGGGGACCTCCCGGCGCCCCCGcatctccctgtgctctgtcaTGCGGAGCATCAGCCTGCTGGAAAACCCCGAGCCCCTGGAGCCGCTGGGGGAGCCCCTGGCCAGGGAGGTGAGCAGGGGTCAGGGCAGAATGGGGGTCCAGCTGTGGGGTGACAGCAGCATGGCATGACCCCACTGTCCCCCATCAGGTGTTTGAGGCCTCGGAGGAAGCAGAGGGTCCCTCCCCGAGGTCCCGACCCTCGTCCCGCCCGCGCCGCGTGGTGCGCCAGGCCAGCCTGGATGGTGGCCCCGCCCCGTTTTGTGACCACACCCATAGTGATGACCACACCCAGGGCCACACCCATGCACCCGGCCACGCCCACACAGATGAACCCACGCCTTAATTTGGGAGGCATGAGACAGGACCTACTCACTGCCATAGCAACAAGGGGATGGGCGTGGCCTACGCATGTGGGCGTGGCCAGAGAGCCGGAACGCCCCGCCCACGGCCTGCCCgcaccctggggctgggacgtgcctctgccccagccccacgcaCACAAACACCGACACTGCTCCTGCACTGGCAATAAAGCGTGGAAATGGCAGCCCCTGGTGGCTTTGTGACCCTTGAGCACCTGGAGGGTGGGCTGCTGTCAGTAGGGACCGGAGTGAACGCTCTGGGGACACCGGGCGGGCACAGGGACCCAGCGGCGCCATTTTGTGCGGCACGGGGGAACTACAACTCCCGGCGGCCTTTGCGCGAGGATCACAACTTCCGAGTTGCCATGGCAACCGCCGCGGCCTAGGCCTGAGCTGGAATCggggctggaattggggctggAAGCGGGACCGGGGCAGTCCCGAGGACTGAAGCACACAGAGAGCTCACAGCTCGCTGTGGCCGTGGTGGAGGGGAAAGCCAGGTGCTCCCCCCGCCTCTCCCTGAGATGGTGTCAGCCCCCTCCCACCATGGTGTCCCTCCATGTTGTCACCCCTGGCCCAcaggacaccttccattagCCGAGGTTACTTTATGCTCCTTTGAACAAGGGCCTGGACACTCCCAAgcctggggcagccacagcttctctgggcaatctgtgccatggcctcaccaccctcacagagaggaatttcttcctaaaattcCACCTaaaccctcccagggaaggacGTTCCTGGCTGGAAGTTGtccctgaggctgctgctgtccatctccatctcccagggctgttcctgcagctggagccatCCCAGACACTTCCCCCTTTCCTGGGACACCCACCAGGCTGGGACTGACCCTCTGCCAAGGAAGGAGAGTGGGAATCTCCCTCCTTCTTCCCaccaggagggcacagctctgggttgGCTGGGTGTAGGATGCTTATTTTTGGGAGATTTCCTAAGCACCTCCAtcctgtgcccagcagaggaATTATGTCCTGTCTGTAGAAGATATCCAAGGGACTGCAGCTCCAACAGCAGGACCAGATCCAGCTGGATAATGCAATCCAGAGGGTCAGGAGCCTGCAGTGCGAGTGGGATGGGAGTTCTGAGTGACCCCCcacccatcccaccccatcccactttatcccaccccatcccactttatcccaccccatcccacttTATCCCACCTCATCTCAAATTACTGCTGGCTCCAGTGCTCCACTGCAGCCAAAACTCTACCTCTACACTAATTCATAAATAGTAACCAGTACTCTGTGAGGATAGctagaaaaatttaaaaatactaattagcagcattaaaaaaaaaattaaaactgctaaaaattaaaaagatgtCACTACCAAGATAAAAAACTATCGATTAAAGTCCACCATATAAACATCCCTATCCCCAAAATTAAAGCTGATAAAAAGCATCAAAGCaatcaagaaaaaataagtaaatacaTTCTAGTGGGTGCAGTAGCATTTAATCAAAGCTAGACCCACCACAGAtagaaacaatttattttattgatgaAACAACAGAAAGAGCTGGTGAATTAAGTCATTGATAACCTGAATAATTAACAGACACATGCTGTTATTTTTGATTCTGcacacagcaaagctgctgaTTTGGGCTATTAAACATATGAATTCCACAGGACACTCTTCCCACCCCACTGCAGGACATCCCCGCGATCCACAGCCCCCTGAGCTCACTTTAAGCTGATTTTATACCtcattcttcattttttcaccccattcctgggggaaaaaaatcccacctcCCTTTCTCCACCCAAGAACACATTTTGCTCCCTGAGTCCCAGCTGAGTGACATCAAACTGTGAGATGGACACCCCACCtggctttttttgggggggatgcaactccctgccctccccctgcaccccaagGGCTTCACCCCACCCCGTGCCCCCCAGACAGCACACGGCACCCCTTCCTTCGCTCACACCAGCTTTAATCCACCCGGGGTCCCTGCCATAGGGTCTGGGGGTGTCGGGAATggtttctctgctcccttggcgCGGCCGCTCAGAGCTCGTACTCGTGCCAcaggctgtggggacacagcgGGGTCAGCGGGGAGGGCAGGTGCCATCCCAtgccagcccatcccagcctaTCCCACACCCACCTGTAGGTGACATCGGGGTTGTCGCGGTGCTCCAGGAGGGCGTCACGGATGGGCCCGggagggctcagccccagctcttgTGCCCGCTCCCAGCGCTGCAGGCGGGTGATACCTGCGGGATACCGGGGGctcagcggggccggggggagcCCGGGACCACCGGGACAAGCGGGGGAACCGGGGGCGCTCACCGCTGCAGGGTCCGTACTCCCAGGCGAGGTCGAAGCGCCGCAACATCTCCATGAGCGCCGGGTCCAGGGGGGGCTGCGAGGGGCCGCGGGGACAGTCCCGCACCTTCAGCTGCGCCTTGTCCTGGTCCTGGTCCTTGTCCTTCCTGTCCTTGAGCCGGCCCGGGGGccgccccgggccccgccgccgccgcgggaaGGAGTCGGTGATGCGCCGGGGCTGCTCCATGGCCCTGCGCGACATGGAGCTGGCAGGGCCCCGCCGCTACCGGGAACCGGGCGGGACCCGCCAGTACCGGGAACCGGCGGCAGGGACCCGCCCCTGCCCGCGGCCGGGCGGAAGCGGCGGGGCCGGCCTGGGCCGCCGGCCATGGGCGCCTCGGCCGCTGCCACCTTCGGCCGCTGCCGCCTTCGGCCACTCTtgcagtgtcccctgtcccccgCCCCGCTCGGcaccccccggctgtccccgggtgctgtcacctccccatgctctccctgccagcagccgCACTGTCACCCCCTCGACAGTTCTTGTCACCCCGAGGGCACTGTCAcctccatcccagtgtcccctgctcccctggcactGTCACTCGAGTCAGTGACTGTCACCCCAGGCAATGCCACCTCCCATTTGTGCCCACTACGCTCTGGCATTGTCACCCCTGTGACAGTCCCAATCACCTCAGGCACTGTCACGCTTGTGGTTTCTCCCTGTCAGCCTGGACATTGTCACCCCCATCCCAGCACTCCCCACCAGCCTGAACACTGTCACCCCTTGTCTGTTCCCATCAGCCCCCCAAACCACGACTCACGCTGTGACACTGTCACCGTCTGCCCTGTCCCACTCTGTCCTGTGTGTCACTGTTTGTCCCCCCAGTGCCTGCCTGTCCCACCCCCAGCTGTGGTGACACCGCCCTGGTTCAGGGGGTGACACCGCAGGTGCCACCAGTGCAGATTTGCCTGCGGCTTTCAGCCCTCCCTTGGGGGACTGAGAATAACTGAGATGCTTGGGGTGACTCCCAGGGGATCCCGCTGTGTGCCTCAGCGGTGACACGTGAGCCACCAAGCTGTGTCCCCGCTGTAACCGT
Proteins encoded:
- the SSH3 gene encoding protein phosphatase Slingshot homolog 3, which codes for MALVTVRRAGGSAGGPAEEDAPRRGQLQRRQSFVMVKGAARLLPAEEPPPAEPPPAEPPCQAPGQQERHLHLMMQLLRPQDAIRLAVRLESARPRRVRYLLLVRPEEAGAEAETALLGVDFAHEGASRCTLGMVLPLWSDTQVFLDGDGGFSVTSGGETRIFKPISVQTMWAALQELHRACEDAARGGHIPGGPALAWARGYAAALGSEQSCLNEWLAMADLESVRPASPTPLRPAMPELSEQAVRALLREVMATADLENVTSKEVREELERRTGHSLAEHKDFIDNEMLLVLAQMDRPSRVFPHLFLGSEWNAANLEELQQNRVTHILNVAREIDNFFPALFTYMNVRVYDEEAAELLPHWNDTFLFLSRVRAAGGRALVHCRMGLSRSAATVLAYAMKEFGWPLERALRHVRHCRPGVLPNPGFMRQLDFYQGILSASRHSSLWEPRVAEVPHPEEDTARDTSGLSPLCSPLVSPQPSEEEAAAGGLLGTSRRPRISLCSVMRSISLLENPEPLEPLGEPLAREVFEASEEAEGPSPRSRPSSRPRRVVRQASLDGGPAPFCDHTHSDDHTQGHTHAPGHAHTDEPTP
- the POLD4 gene encoding DNA polymerase delta subunit 4; this encodes MSRRAMEQPRRITDSFPRRRRGPGRPPGRLKDRKDKDQDQDKAQLKVRDCPRGPSQPPLDPALMEMLRRFDLAWEYGPCSGITRLQRWERAQELGLSPPGPIRDALLEHRDNPDVTYSLWHEYEL